A genomic stretch from Phycisphaerae bacterium includes:
- a CDS encoding YicC family protein → MIFSMTGYGESQCHDDGVYYALELRSVNNRYFKASIKLPETLAVLEPEVEKLLRARLLRGSVACTLRLRNTSAEAAQDVNVAALQRYVEQLSRITTTGPVRIDLAAVLALPGVCQPPEIDESERERQFNILSKLVNQALDRLIEMRRVEGQALREDLLLHCGRIRENLTAVVEQAPQVMKDYHQRLLQRANELLADSSLQLQLDDVRREVAVYAERCDIHEEISRLRSHLDQFERLCDKGEHAGRKLDFLAQEMLREANTIGSKANDARIAYHVVEIKSAIDRLKEQVQNVE, encoded by the coding sequence ATGATTTTCTCGATGACTGGATACGGTGAATCCCAGTGTCATGACGACGGCGTTTACTATGCGCTCGAGCTGCGAAGCGTCAACAACCGCTACTTCAAGGCGTCGATCAAACTGCCCGAGACGCTGGCCGTCCTTGAGCCCGAGGTCGAGAAACTGTTGCGCGCCCGTCTGCTTCGCGGCAGCGTGGCCTGCACCCTGCGGTTGAGAAACACCAGTGCTGAGGCCGCTCAAGACGTCAACGTCGCGGCCCTCCAGCGGTACGTCGAGCAATTGAGCCGCATCACGACAACGGGGCCGGTACGGATCGATCTTGCGGCCGTACTGGCTTTGCCTGGCGTTTGCCAGCCGCCGGAGATCGACGAAAGCGAGCGGGAACGACAATTCAACATTCTGAGCAAGCTGGTCAACCAGGCACTCGACCGACTCATCGAAATGCGTCGGGTGGAAGGTCAGGCCCTGCGGGAGGATCTGTTGCTTCATTGCGGGCGCATTCGGGAGAACCTCACCGCCGTCGTCGAACAGGCCCCTCAGGTGATGAAGGACTACCATCAGCGGCTGCTTCAGAGGGCGAATGAATTGCTGGCCGACTCCTCGTTGCAGCTTCAGCTCGACGACGTCCGCCGCGAGGTAGCCGTCTACGCGGAACGTTGCGATATTCACGAGGAGATCTCGCGGCTTCGCTCGCACCTCGACCAGTTCGAGAGACTGTGCGACAAAGGCGAGCACGCGGGACGCAAGCTCGATTTCCTCGCTCAGGAAATGCTTCGGGAGGCAAACACCATCGGCAGCAAGGCCAATGACGCACGGATCGCCTACCATGTGGTGGAGATCAAAAGCGCCATCGATCGCCTCAAGGAGCAGGTGCAGAACGTGGAATAG
- a CDS encoding DNA-directed RNA polymerase subunit omega — translation MIEALKDDKIINMAGGRFKLTALMQKRWLQLMNGARPMVDPAGKTDLEIITQEILEGKIVPDFAPPAPQAAVEETPSDTVTE, via the coding sequence ATGATCGAGGCACTGAAGGACGACAAGATCATCAACATGGCGGGCGGCCGCTTCAAGCTGACCGCCCTGATGCAGAAGCGCTGGCTCCAGTTGATGAACGGCGCCCGCCCCATGGTTGATCCTGCGGGCAAAACGGACCTCGAGATCATCACGCAGGAGATTCTTGAGGGCAAGATCGTTCCCGACTTCGCTCCACCGGCCCCTCAGGCGGCTGTGGAGGAGACGCCCAGTGACACCGTCACCGAGTGA
- a CDS encoding flavoprotein, whose translation MTPSPSDQSAPAKDLADYEVLIGVAGGIAAYKVCQVVSRLVQRGCGVTVAMTDAAARFVTPLTFRSLTRRQVFTSMWQAEGYYDPQHLALTERADLFLIAPATANLIGKFACGIADDLVSTLMVGRDCPAVLAPAMNTRMWENPVVQRNVKTLRELGYQFIDPVEGYLACGALGAGRMAEPEVIVDKVARLLKSNLPRAAGGRQ comes from the coding sequence GTGACACCGTCACCGAGTGACCAGTCCGCCCCGGCAAAGGATCTTGCCGACTATGAAGTGCTGATTGGCGTCGCTGGGGGCATCGCCGCCTACAAGGTCTGCCAGGTGGTTTCGCGGCTGGTACAGCGAGGCTGCGGCGTGACCGTGGCGATGACCGATGCGGCCGCGCGATTCGTCACCCCGCTCACATTCCGGTCGCTGACCCGTCGGCAGGTTTTTACCTCAATGTGGCAGGCCGAGGGGTATTACGATCCCCAGCACCTGGCTCTGACCGAGCGGGCCGACCTGTTCCTGATCGCCCCTGCGACCGCCAACTTGATCGGCAAGTTCGCCTGTGGCATCGCCGACGACCTGGTCAGCACGCTGATGGTGGGGCGGGATTGCCCCGCCGTTCTTGCTCCCGCGATGAACACCCGGATGTGGGAAAACCCCGTCGTCCAGCGCAACGTGAAGACCTTGCGTGAGCTGGGTTATCAGTTCATCGATCCCGTCGAGGGCTACCTGGCATGCGGGGCGCTCGGCGCGGGCCGTATGGCCGAGCCCGAGGTCATCGTCGACAAGGTGGCCCGCCTTCTCAAAAGCAACCTACCCAGGGCCGCTGGAGGTCGGCAGTGA
- the pheA gene encoding prephenate dehydratase, producing the protein MTLDDLRKQIDAIDEELVAMLNRRAEVVVQIGRLKSAEGTPVYAPDREKVVFEKIRRANKGPLPDKTLMAIYRELMSGSFALEKPLRIAYLGPQGSFSHLAAVGKFGASVEYESVTDIRGVFEEVSRERADFGVVPIENSVGGGVIDTLDALVETDVQICAEINRAIHHNLLSLSPLQQLDRVYSKPEVFSQCQRWLSETNLIGKTIAVASTAKAAEMAREEPNAGAIGSALAAQLYGLNIVCENIEDATHNVTRFFVIGRSPAKQTGDDKTSVVFTTKDEPGALVRVLAAFQKEGVNMSFIQSRPSKKRNWEYYFFGDLKGHQNDPPLQAALKEAVHHCLRLNVLGSYPRASEVL; encoded by the coding sequence ATGACTCTCGACGACCTTCGCAAGCAGATTGATGCCATCGACGAGGAGCTCGTCGCGATGCTGAACCGCCGCGCCGAGGTCGTCGTTCAGATCGGCAGGCTCAAAAGCGCCGAAGGTACGCCCGTCTATGCGCCGGACCGCGAAAAGGTGGTCTTCGAAAAAATCCGTCGGGCCAACAAAGGACCCCTGCCCGACAAGACGCTGATGGCCATCTACCGTGAGCTGATGAGCGGCTCATTCGCGCTCGAGAAGCCGCTGCGGATCGCCTATCTCGGCCCGCAGGGCAGCTTCTCGCACCTGGCCGCGGTGGGCAAGTTCGGGGCCTCCGTCGAGTATGAATCGGTCACCGACATCCGGGGTGTTTTCGAGGAGGTTTCTCGGGAGCGGGCGGATTTCGGCGTCGTGCCGATCGAGAATTCCGTCGGCGGCGGCGTGATCGACACCCTCGACGCCCTGGTCGAAACCGACGTCCAGATCTGCGCGGAAATCAACCGGGCGATTCATCACAATCTGCTCTCCCTCAGCCCGCTGCAGCAGCTCGATCGCGTTTATTCCAAACCCGAGGTGTTCTCGCAGTGCCAGCGATGGCTGAGCGAGACGAACCTCATCGGCAAGACCATTGCGGTCGCCAGCACCGCCAAGGCCGCCGAAATGGCCCGCGAGGAGCCCAACGCCGGTGCGATCGGCAGCGCGCTGGCCGCCCAGTTGTACGGACTGAACATCGTTTGCGAGAACATCGAGGACGCAACCCATAATGTGACGCGGTTTTTCGTGATCGGTCGCAGTCCCGCCAAGCAGACCGGCGATGACAAGACGTCGGTCGTGTTCACCACCAAGGATGAGCCGGGCGCACTGGTGAGGGTGTTGGCGGCTTTCCAGAAGGAAGGGGTCAACATGTCCTTCATTCAATCCCGCCCAAGCAAGAAGCGCAACTGGGAGTACTACTTCTTCGGCGATCTGAAGGGTCATCAGAACGACCCGCCGTTACAGGCGGCCCTGAAGGAAGCCGTTCATCATTGCCTGAGACTGAACGTGCTGGGTTCATATCCGCGAGCCTCGGAAGTATTGTGA
- the tpiA gene encoding triose-phosphate isomerase → MRRKFVAGNWKMNLNVAKAKALVEGLKAKIPASVPVDLAVFPPFTMLSAVGEALKGSAIKLGAQNCYFEPEGAFTGEVAPGMLVDVGCELVLIGHSERRHILGETNAMLKKKIVAALAAGLKVIYCVGEKLDEREAGGTEAVLYQQIHEVLGPDVDLANVVIAYEPVWAIGTGRTATPDQAQEAHAYIRREIGKLYNSQAAQTLRIQYGGSVKASNAKELMNQPDVDGALVGGASLKVDEFVGIIEGAAAAR, encoded by the coding sequence ATGCGACGTAAGTTTGTGGCCGGCAACTGGAAGATGAATTTGAACGTGGCCAAGGCCAAGGCCCTGGTGGAGGGGCTCAAGGCGAAGATCCCTGCCTCAGTCCCGGTCGATCTGGCGGTGTTTCCGCCCTTTACCATGTTGTCCGCCGTCGGCGAGGCGCTCAAGGGCTCCGCAATCAAGTTGGGAGCCCAGAACTGCTACTTTGAACCCGAGGGAGCCTTCACCGGCGAGGTCGCGCCCGGCATGCTCGTCGACGTCGGGTGCGAGTTGGTGCTCATCGGGCACAGCGAGCGACGGCACATTCTGGGCGAGACAAACGCCATGCTCAAGAAGAAAATCGTTGCCGCCTTGGCGGCTGGCCTGAAGGTTATCTATTGCGTTGGTGAGAAGCTGGATGAGCGGGAGGCCGGCGGAACCGAGGCCGTCCTGTACCAGCAGATTCATGAGGTTTTGGGACCCGACGTCGACTTGGCCAACGTGGTGATCGCCTACGAGCCCGTCTGGGCGATCGGAACCGGCAGGACGGCCACGCCCGATCAGGCCCAGGAAGCCCATGCCTACATTCGCCGGGAAATCGGCAAGCTGTATAATAGCCAAGCTGCCCAGACCCTGCGGATTCAGTACGGGGGCAGCGTGAAGGCCTCGAACGCCAAGGAGCTGATGAATCAGCCCGACGTCGACGGGGCTCTTGTCGGCGGGGCGAGCCTCAAGGTCGATGAGTTCGTCGGAATCATCGAGGGTGCGGCCGCCGCCCGATAA
- a CDS encoding family 78 glycoside hydrolase catalytic domain, with translation MAKKTRSVKWSALWIWGSPGPAHEHRNEYVYLRKTFRLPRSPAAAPVRISADNRYVLYVNGQIICRGPARCDPRFQSYDEIDLAPWLRRGKNVIAALAHHYGESTFQSLERGGWGFLLDGEVRVSRKKAINISSDWTWKGIRAEAYNRKTSRYTVQLGFQEDFDAAKDVPHWAGRQFDDTGWPEATVRGAATIMPVERFEPRGIPLEQEMPGRFTGITGRFIGRNGKNWEHCDNIGLLLADERRLPARKTVFADEMTALRPTRSANGMTVRPTRPNEFHAIVLDAGRETCGFLQLNVEAAGGEVIDFHYCEHVRPNGDAIVRSRTGVVNSITDRYRCRKGRQQHQFFSWKGFRYVLVVFRNVRRPLKVHRLDYTFTSYPVERRGAFECSDPLLNRIWETGVWTEQLCMHDAYMDCPWREQAQWWGDARIQWRVNMAVFGDHALFRRGLRQAAQSQIHNGLTYGLFPSDCHSCILPDYTLVWVCSIWDYYFYTGDDSPIREHFDAVVRALKWFEKHAGEAHLCGFPGHGMWLFLDWAPLFKAGYNATFSLQYLEALQIAAKMARHLGHDRQARRYRDMAAKVERAVVRVFWDSKGRQFWEGYSQQHRRPYRQVAQHGNSYAILTGVQRRWHRQIGRRVAWILRNHDRLFEANSGGNFQRPGANYPIASSFFYAYVLQALFQTGYGDEALAGIRKLWGRMLDDGATTWCESWNHEPKSFGDTSACHAWSASPTYHLSEQIGGVTAISPGFQTVRIAPQMFDLDWAKVRYPSPRGIIEVRWQRRGRNGMNLHVKLPKGVTGVLDVPGLPRRLLSSGRHEFTSE, from the coding sequence ATGGCCAAGAAAACGAGATCAGTAAAGTGGTCTGCCCTGTGGATCTGGGGCAGTCCGGGGCCGGCTCACGAACATCGCAATGAATACGTCTATCTTCGCAAGACCTTCCGATTGCCGAGGTCGCCTGCGGCGGCGCCCGTGCGGATCTCCGCGGATAACCGATATGTCCTGTACGTGAACGGACAGATCATCTGTCGCGGACCAGCCCGTTGCGACCCGCGGTTTCAATCGTACGACGAGATCGACTTGGCTCCCTGGCTGCGGCGGGGCAAGAACGTGATCGCGGCGTTGGCCCACCACTATGGTGAGAGCACGTTTCAGTCGCTGGAGCGCGGAGGGTGGGGCTTTCTGCTTGACGGCGAGGTTCGGGTAAGCCGCAAGAAGGCGATCAACATCTCCTCCGACTGGACATGGAAGGGCATCCGGGCGGAAGCCTACAACCGCAAAACTTCCCGCTACACGGTCCAACTGGGCTTCCAGGAGGATTTCGACGCGGCGAAGGATGTGCCCCACTGGGCCGGGCGGCAGTTCGATGACACCGGCTGGCCAGAGGCAACGGTGCGAGGGGCGGCCACCATCATGCCCGTGGAGAGGTTCGAACCGCGGGGCATTCCTCTTGAGCAAGAGATGCCCGGCCGATTTACGGGAATCACTGGCCGTTTCATCGGTCGGAACGGCAAGAACTGGGAGCACTGCGACAACATCGGCCTCCTGCTGGCCGACGAACGCCGGCTGCCCGCCCGGAAGACCGTCTTTGCAGATGAGATGACTGCGCTGCGGCCGACCCGGTCCGCAAACGGCATGACCGTCCGACCGACAAGGCCAAACGAGTTTCACGCTATCGTACTTGACGCCGGACGCGAGACGTGTGGGTTTCTTCAACTCAACGTCGAGGCGGCCGGGGGCGAGGTCATCGACTTTCATTATTGCGAGCACGTACGGCCCAACGGCGACGCGATCGTCCGGTCGCGAACCGGCGTGGTCAACAGCATCACCGACCGCTACCGGTGCCGAAAGGGGCGGCAGCAACATCAGTTCTTCTCGTGGAAGGGCTTTCGTTACGTTCTCGTGGTCTTCCGCAATGTTCGACGGCCGCTGAAGGTTCACAGACTCGACTACACGTTCACCAGCTACCCGGTCGAGAGACGAGGGGCGTTCGAGTGCAGCGACCCGTTGCTCAATCGCATCTGGGAGACCGGCGTATGGACCGAACAGCTCTGCATGCACGACGCGTACATGGATTGCCCGTGGCGCGAACAGGCGCAGTGGTGGGGCGACGCGCGCATCCAGTGGCGGGTGAACATGGCGGTTTTCGGTGACCATGCTCTTTTCCGGAGAGGTCTTCGCCAAGCGGCCCAGTCCCAGATTCACAACGGGCTGACCTACGGTTTGTTCCCCTCCGACTGCCACTCCTGCATTCTGCCGGACTACACCCTAGTCTGGGTCTGCTCCATATGGGACTATTACTTTTACACCGGCGACGACTCGCCCATACGCGAGCACTTCGACGCGGTGGTCAGAGCATTGAAGTGGTTTGAGAAACATGCGGGCGAGGCGCACCTGTGCGGATTCCCGGGTCACGGGATGTGGCTGTTCCTGGATTGGGCACCGTTGTTCAAGGCGGGCTACAATGCGACCTTCAGCCTCCAGTATCTGGAGGCCTTGCAGATTGCTGCGAAGATGGCCCGGCACCTGGGACACGACCGGCAGGCGCGTCGATACCGCGATATGGCGGCCAAGGTCGAACGGGCGGTGGTGCGCGTTTTCTGGGATTCCAAGGGCAGACAGTTCTGGGAAGGCTACAGCCAACAACACCGCCGGCCGTATCGCCAGGTTGCTCAACACGGCAACAGCTACGCGATCCTTACCGGCGTGCAACGACGATGGCATCGACAGATCGGACGTCGAGTGGCATGGATTCTCAGGAATCATGATCGCCTGTTCGAGGCCAACAGCGGCGGCAACTTCCAGCGGCCGGGGGCCAACTACCCGATTGCCTCGTCCTTTTTCTACGCTTACGTCCTGCAAGCGTTGTTTCAGACCGGCTACGGCGATGAGGCTCTTGCGGGCATCCGGAAACTCTGGGGCCGGATGCTCGATGACGGTGCGACTACCTGGTGCGAGTCGTGGAACCACGAGCCGAAGTCATTTGGCGATACCAGCGCGTGCCACGCCTGGTCCGCCAGCCCGACTTATCACCTTTCCGAGCAAATCGGCGGTGTGACCGCAATCAGCCCCGGTTTCCAGACCGTGCGGATCGCTCCGCAGATGTTCGATCTCGATTGGGCCAAGGTGCGTTACCCCTCGCCGCGAGGAATTATCGAGGTTCGATGGCAGCGGCGAGGTCGCAACGGCATGAATCTCCACGTCAAGCTGCCGAAAGGCGTCACGGGTGTGCTGGACGTGCCAGGGCTGCCCAGGAGACTGCTCTCGAGCGGTCGCCACGAGTTCACGTCGGAATAG
- the secG gene encoding preprotein translocase subunit SecG — MDILASWVHVVIPIVFLLVCVLLILVILLQKGRGGGLAGAFGGAGGYSAFGAKTGDFFTWLTVGLAGLFVIVACLGVWYYLPDQEKPVPPVQGTNMPGGESTGGGSTTQPS; from the coding sequence ATGGACATTCTCGCATCGTGGGTTCATGTGGTGATCCCCATCGTGTTTCTGCTTGTGTGCGTTCTGCTGATTCTGGTGATCCTCCTCCAGAAAGGCCGCGGCGGCGGTCTGGCGGGCGCGTTCGGCGGGGCCGGCGGGTACAGCGCTTTCGGTGCCAAGACCGGCGATTTCTTTACCTGGCTGACCGTTGGCCTGGCCGGACTGTTCGTGATCGTGGCCTGCCTGGGGGTGTGGTATTACCTTCCCGATCAGGAGAAGCCCGTGCCCCCCGTCCAGGGGACGAACATGCCCGGCGGGGAATCAACCGGCGGCGGGAGCACCACCCAGCCCTCCTGA
- a CDS encoding isocitrate/isopropylmalate family dehydrogenase, translated as MFEPIGGSAPKYTGMNVINPIAAIGALAMLLRVVGAQKGDAAVERAGNRVEKAIAATCPKMKSQSAGKMGYGTAQVGDLVCQAL; from the coding sequence ATGTTTGAGCCGATCGGCGGCAGCGCGCCCAAGTACACCGGCATGAACGTCATCAATCCGATCGCGGCCATCGGAGCCCTGGCGATGCTGCTCAGGGTGGTGGGTGCGCAGAAGGGTGACGCGGCCGTCGAACGGGCCGGCAACCGGGTCGAAAAGGCCATTGCCGCCACCTGCCCGAAGATGAAATCGCAGTCGGCCGGCAAGATGGGATACGGCACCGCGCAAGTGGGTGACTTGGTGTGCCAGGCGTTATGA
- the gmk gene encoding guanylate kinase, which produces MAGTLLIISGPSGVGKTTVCKELVKRLDAFLSVSATTRPRRDNEVDGVDYHFLSTEEFENRLQRGEFLEYARVYGGRYYGTPVRPVMDALAAGRVVILEIEIEGTLQVVKKLPQAITIYILAPTPEDQKGRLEGRRKDSAEAMRERLSKADGEIRWAQDCGAYRHFLVNETVEGTVNEIVRIVRESGSK; this is translated from the coding sequence ATGGCCGGAACCCTGTTGATCATCAGCGGACCCAGCGGCGTAGGCAAGACGACTGTTTGCAAGGAATTGGTCAAACGCCTCGATGCGTTTCTGAGCGTTTCGGCGACGACGCGGCCGCGGCGGGACAACGAGGTCGACGGGGTGGACTACCATTTCCTGTCGACCGAGGAGTTCGAGAACCGGCTGCAACGAGGCGAATTCCTGGAGTACGCCAGGGTGTACGGGGGGCGATATTACGGCACGCCGGTCAGGCCGGTAATGGATGCTTTGGCCGCCGGCCGGGTGGTCATCCTGGAGATCGAAATTGAGGGGACGTTGCAGGTGGTGAAGAAGTTGCCGCAGGCGATCACCATCTACATCCTGGCGCCGACCCCTGAGGACCAGAAGGGGCGGCTTGAAGGGCGGCGAAAGGACTCCGCCGAGGCCATGCGCGAACGGCTGAGCAAGGCCGACGGAGAGATCCGCTGGGCCCAGGATTGCGGGGCCTATCGCCATTTTCTGGTGAACGAGACCGTCGAGGGGACGGTCAATGAGATTGTCCGTATAGTACGGGAGAGTGGTTCCAAATGA
- a CDS encoding phosphopantothenoylcysteine decarboxylase, whose protein sequence is MNILVSAGPTREYFDSVRFISNPSSGKMGYALAGEAARRGHEVTLVTGPVALEAPRGVKVIRVETAAEMSAACKKAFRKADAAFMTAAVCDYRPRDRVAYKRAKINKPLNVVLEPTEDIAAALGRRKGHRILVAFAMEDHDPYVHAERKLRKKNCDLIVLNGPANVGRNRAEVELFSPQTGWTGPFRGTKAQVARRLIRLVERLQAGHVTDSC, encoded by the coding sequence GTGAACATCCTTGTTTCCGCCGGTCCCACTCGCGAATACTTTGACTCGGTCCGTTTCATCTCCAACCCCTCGTCAGGAAAGATGGGGTACGCCTTGGCCGGCGAGGCCGCCCGCCGCGGCCACGAGGTGACGCTGGTGACCGGACCGGTCGCCCTCGAAGCTCCACGAGGCGTCAAAGTGATCCGCGTTGAAACGGCCGCCGAAATGTCCGCGGCCTGCAAGAAGGCTTTTCGCAAGGCCGACGCGGCGTTCATGACGGCGGCGGTCTGCGATTACCGACCTCGGGACCGCGTCGCCTACAAACGAGCCAAAATAAACAAGCCCTTGAACGTCGTGCTCGAACCCACCGAGGACATTGCTGCCGCCCTGGGCCGACGCAAAGGGCATCGGATTCTTGTCGCTTTTGCGATGGAAGATCACGATCCCTACGTCCATGCCGAACGCAAACTGCGCAAGAAGAACTGCGACTTGATTGTGCTGAACGGACCGGCGAACGTGGGCCGCAACCGCGCCGAAGTCGAGCTCTTCTCGCCCCAAACCGGGTGGACCGGCCCGTTTCGCGGGACGAAAGCCCAGGTAGCTCGTCGGCTGATCCGTTTGGTCGAGAGGTTGCAGGCCGGCCATGTCACCGATTCCTGCTGA
- a CDS encoding right-handed parallel beta-helix repeat-containing protein, giving the protein MKTAVIAVATALGIVGTVAAREFHVAVNGRDSNSGTQAEPLRTIQRAADLAQPGDVITVYSGVYRERINPPRGGESDANRIVYRAAPGQKVEIKGSEVVKDWLKVQEDTWKVTLPNSFFGEFNPYRDLIRGDWFNPKGREHHTGAVYLNGEWLAEAAKLDDVLKPVENTPLWFARVDDQNTTIWAQFKGVDPNEQLVEINVRRTVFYPDSPGRNYITVRGFTMRHAATPWAPPTAEQIGLIGTHWSKGWIIEDNVVSHSVCSGIALGKHGDEHDNTSANTAEGYVKTIKRGLAAGWNKETIGHHIVRNNTVSHCEQAGIVGSLGPIFCTVTGNVIHDIHVRALFSGAEMAGIKFHGAIDTEISRNHIYRTCRGLWLDWMAQGTRVTANLLHDNQAEDLFVEVDHGPFLVDNNIFLSPTTLLDMSEGGAYAHNLIGGRIVPRPELGRETPFHKPHSTEVAGLRNIVGGDNRFYNNIFAGGNGLADYDAAKLPSWMGGNVFFRGAKPSKYEAHPLVRPEFDPALKLAEKEDGFYLEVGLGELSDSGHPRKLVTTELLGKAAIPDLPYERPDGTPIRVETDYFGKKRSESNPKPGPFESVDESATSVKVW; this is encoded by the coding sequence ATGAAAACAGCCGTTATCGCTGTCGCGACAGCCCTTGGAATCGTCGGCACGGTTGCCGCCAGGGAGTTTCACGTTGCGGTCAACGGAAGAGACTCCAACAGCGGCACGCAGGCCGAACCGCTGCGGACGATTCAGCGGGCGGCCGATCTGGCACAACCCGGCGATGTGATTACCGTGTATTCCGGCGTTTACCGCGAACGCATCAACCCGCCGCGCGGGGGTGAGTCGGACGCCAACCGCATCGTCTATCGGGCGGCGCCGGGGCAGAAAGTCGAGATCAAGGGCTCGGAGGTCGTCAAGGACTGGCTGAAGGTCCAAGAAGACACCTGGAAGGTAACGCTGCCGAATTCATTTTTCGGCGAGTTCAATCCCTACCGCGACCTGATCCGCGGAGACTGGTTCAACCCCAAAGGCCGCGAGCATCACACCGGGGCGGTTTATCTCAACGGCGAGTGGCTGGCCGAGGCGGCCAAGCTGGATGATGTCCTGAAGCCTGTGGAGAACACGCCGCTGTGGTTCGCGCGGGTGGACGATCAGAACACCACCATCTGGGCCCAGTTCAAAGGGGTCGATCCCAACGAGCAACTGGTCGAAATCAACGTCCGGCGAACGGTGTTCTATCCGGACTCACCGGGCAGGAACTACATCACCGTGCGTGGCTTTACCATGCGGCACGCGGCGACCCCGTGGGCTCCGCCTACGGCCGAGCAGATCGGTCTGATCGGCACCCATTGGAGCAAGGGATGGATCATCGAGGACAACGTGGTCAGCCACTCGGTCTGCTCAGGCATCGCCCTGGGAAAACACGGCGACGAACATGACAACACGTCGGCCAACACTGCGGAGGGGTACGTCAAGACCATCAAACGCGGACTGGCCGCCGGCTGGAACAAAGAGACCATCGGCCACCACATCGTTCGCAACAACACCGTCTCGCACTGCGAACAGGCGGGCATCGTCGGCAGCCTCGGTCCGATCTTCTGCACCGTGACGGGTAACGTCATTCATGACATCCACGTGCGGGCATTGTTTTCGGGCGCCGAAATGGCGGGAATCAAGTTCCACGGGGCGATCGACACGGAGATCAGCCGTAATCACATCTACCGGACGTGTCGCGGTCTGTGGCTTGATTGGATGGCCCAGGGTACGCGCGTCACTGCGAATCTGTTGCACGACAATCAGGCTGAGGATCTGTTTGTCGAGGTGGACCACGGGCCGTTTCTGGTGGACAACAACATCTTTCTCTCCCCGACGACGCTGCTGGACATGTCCGAAGGCGGGGCTTACGCACACAATCTGATCGGCGGGCGCATTGTGCCCCGACCCGAGTTGGGACGCGAGACCCCGTTCCATAAGCCGCACTCGACCGAGGTCGCAGGACTTCGGAACATCGTCGGAGGCGATAATCGCTTCTACAACAACATTTTTGCGGGCGGCAACGGTCTGGCAGATTACGATGCGGCGAAGCTGCCCTCATGGATGGGCGGGAACGTGTTTTTCAGAGGGGCCAAGCCATCGAAGTATGAGGCGCATCCGCTGGTCAGGCCGGAATTCGACCCCGCCCTCAAGCTGGCGGAAAAAGAGGACGGTTTTTACCTTGAAGTCGGGCTCGGGGAGCTTTCGGATTCCGGGCACCCACGCAAGTTGGTGACCACCGAACTGCTCGGCAAGGCGGCCATTCCGGATTTGCCGTACGAACGGCCGGATGGCACGCCGATTCGCGTCGAGACCGATTACTTCGGCAAGAAGCGGAGCGAATCGAACCCTAAGCCTGGGCCGTTTGAGAGCGTTGATGAGTCGGCAACGAGCGTCAAGGTCTGGTGA